The Streptomyces sp. NBC_01142 genomic interval AACTGCTCCGAGGCAGCAAACAGCTCACCAAGACCCTGGCCGGGAAGAAGAGCAGCTTCGAGACGCTCCTGGAGGACGGCAGCCTGCTGCTCGGCGAGATCCAGGCACGGCGGGACGCCATCCATCTGCTGCTCACCGGCACCAGGGACCTCGGCATCCAGCTCACCGGTGTCGTCCAGGACAACAAGCAGCAGCTGAAGCCCACTCTGGACGCCCTCGGCAAGGTCACCGGGGTACTGCTGAAGAACCGCAAGAGCCTCGACCGAACTCTCGCCCTCGCCGGGCCGTACTACCGCCTCGTCGGCAACACCCTCGGCAACGGCCGCTGGTTCGACAGCTATGTCTGCGGCCTCGTCCCCAAGAACTATCTGCCCGCCGGTACGCCTCCGACGACCGGATGCATGCCGCCCAAGCCCCGAGGCGGCGCGTCGTGAACCTCAAGCGCATCGTCGGGATCGGCGCGGGCCTCGCGGTCGTCGCCGTCGCGGGCACCTCGGGAGTACTGGCCCTCGAGGACTCCCGATCCACCCGTATCACCGCCTACTTCAGCCGGGCGACCGGTGTGTACGAGGGCTCCGAGCTGCGGGTCCTCGGCGTCAAGGTCGGCACCGTCGACACCGTACGGCCACAGGGCGACCAGGTCAGGGTGACCCTGCTGCTCGACGAGGACGTCAAGGTCCCCAAGGACGCGCACGCCGTCGTCGTCGCGCCCAGCGTCGTCGCCGACCGCTACATCCAGCTCGCCCCCGCCTACACCGGCGGGGAACGGATCGAGGACGGCGCGGTGCTGCCCGCCGCGCGCAACGCCATGCCACTCGAAGTCGACCAGCTGTACGAGTCGATCACCGAGCTCAGCACCGCGCTCGGCCCCAAGGGCGCCAACGCGCAGGGCGCGCTCGCCGGTCTCTTCGAGACCGGAGCCGCGAACCTCGACGGCAACGGCAAGGCGATCGGCGACTCCATCGAGCAGTTCGGCAAGGCGGCCAAGACCCTGGACGGCAGCAGCGGCGACCTCTTCGCCACCCTCGCCCACCTCCAGTCCTTCACCGCGATGCTCAAGAAGAACGACGGCAACGTGGCCAGGGCCGAACAGCAACTGGCCACCGTCACCGGGTTCCTGGCCGAGGACAAGGAGAACCTGGGCGCCGCGCTGAAGGAACTCGGCACCGCACTGGGCAAGGTCAAGGGCTTCATCAAGGAGAACCGCGGCAGCCTGAAGAAGAACGTCGACGCGCTGGTTCCGCTCACCCGGACCCTGGTCGACCAGCGCGCCTCGCTCGCCGAGGCCATGGACACCGTGCCGCTTGCGGCGGGCAATGTGCTGAACGCGTACGACCCAGTGCACCGCACCCTCAACGGCCGCGCCGACATCAACGAGCTGAGCTTCGGCCCGGAGATCGTCATCCCGGCCGGGACGGGTTCCCTCGACGGCCTGGTGCCGGTGACGGCCTCCCGGCAGAAGGCACTGCCCAGCCTGCCGCTGCCGCCCGTCGGCAAGGTCTACGGCACCCCTCAGCAGCGGAAGGGGGCCTCCCGTTGAGAGGCACGCGTAGGAGGGGCACGCGTACGACAGGGGCGCAGGCAAGCAGCACGCGTACGGCAGGGGCGCGTACGAGAGGCATGCGTACCGGCCCCGGTCTCGCCCCGGTCCTCGCCCTGACCGTCTGCCTCGCGGTGACCGTCTCCGGCTGTTCGATGCCCGAGGTGTCCGGCATCGAACAGCTGCCGCTGCCCGGCGGGGCGGACCTCGGGGACGACCCGTACGAGATCACCGCGGAGTTCGCCGATGTGCTGAGCCTGGTCCCGCAGTCCGCGGTCAAGGTGAACGATGTCTCCGTCGGCCGGGTCACCAAGATCACCCTCAGCCCCGACGACTGGTCGGCAATGGTCACCATGCGCATCAACGGTCAGGTGAAACTGCCCGCCAACGCCTTCGCCCACCTCGAACAGTCCAGCCTGCTCGGCGAGAAGTACATCCAGCTCTCCCCGCCCGCCACGACACAGACGGCCACGGGCAGGCTCGCCGACGGAGCGGCCATCCCGATGACGCGTACCAACCGCAACCCGGAGGTCGAAGAGGTCTTCGGTGCGCTGTCCCTGCTGCTCAACGGCGGTGGCATCAACCAGATCAAGACCATTGCCACCGAACTCAACAAGGCCGTCGGGGGCAGAGAACCCAAGGTCCGCTCCATGCTGAAGCGGGTCGACACGCTGGTGACCAGCCTCGACAGGAACAAGGGGAACATCACCGCAGCCCTCGACGGTGTCAACCGGCTCGCCGCCACACTCGCCACCCGCAAGCAAGAGGTCGGCCAGGTCCTCACCGGGCTCAGCCCGGGCCTGAAGGTGCTGGAGCAGCAGCGCGGCTCGTTGCTGACGATGCTCCGCGCGCTCGGCACGCTCTCCACGGTCGCCGTCGACACCGTCAAGAGGAGCAAGGACGACACGATCGCCGACCTCAAGGCGCTCGCGCCCACCCTGAAGGCGCTCGCCGACTCGGGGCAGGCACTGCCCGACTCGCTCCAGGTGCTGCTCACCTACCCCTTCACCGACGAGGTGCTGCGCGGGGTGAAGGGCGACTACCTCAACGTCTATCTGGATGTCACGGCCGTGCCGGGGACGACGATCATCCCCGAGTACAAGCCGGACGAGGACAAACCGTCCGCGCGGGCGGGGACGGGCGGTGCGCCGCCGGCCCCGCTGCCGCTGCCTTCGGTGACCGTGCCCGAAGGGGAAGGGAGCAACTGATGGTCACCCTCGCCACCCGCCTCAAGAACATCGCCTTCCTGATCATCGGTGTTCTGGTGCTGGGCTTCATCGGCATCCGCTACGCGGACCTCGGCCACTACGTCGGTATGCGGGACTACTACACGGTCAAGGTCCAACTCCCGCAGACCGGCGGCCTGTTCACCCACTCCAACGTCACCTATCGAGGCGTGTCGGTGGGCCGCGTCGGACCCATCGGGCTGACCGACGAGGGGGTCGAGGCCGAACTGCGGATCAAGGACTCCGCGCCGCGGATCCCCGCAGACCTCGAAGCCGTCGTCGCCAGCCTCTCCGCGGTGGGCGAGCAGTACATCGACCTGCGGCCGGCCGGCGACGACGGGCCCTATCTGCGGGACGGCGCGGTGATCGCCCAGTCCGACACTCGTGTCCCCGCGCCCGTGACCGAAGTCCTCACCAGCGTCGACGAGCTGGCCTCCTCCGTAGACCTGGAGTCCCTGCGGACCGTCGTCGACGAATTCGGCGCCGCCCTCACCGGGCGCGGCGACGACCTCCAGGTGCTGCTGGACAACGGCAACGAGTTCGTCCTTGCCGCCGACGAGGCACTGCCCGTCAACACCCGGCTGATGACCGACGGTGAGACGGTGCTGCGCACCCAGGCCGAGCAGGGCCAGGCGCTGAAGTCCTTCGCCTCCGGCGCCAGAGAACTCGCCGGACAGCTCAAGGGTTCCGACGCCGACCTGCGCAAGCTCATCG includes:
- a CDS encoding MCE family protein, with the translated sequence MVTLATRLKNIAFLIIGVLVLGFIGIRYADLGHYVGMRDYYTVKVQLPQTGGLFTHSNVTYRGVSVGRVGPIGLTDEGVEAELRIKDSAPRIPADLEAVVASLSAVGEQYIDLRPAGDDGPYLRDGAVIAQSDTRVPAPVTEVLTSVDELASSVDLESLRTVVDEFGAALTGRGDDLQVLLDNGNEFVLAADEALPVNTRLMTDGETVLRTQAEQGQALKSFASGARELAGQLKGSDADLRKLIAAAPDAAGQISGLLRDLDPSFAVVVANLLTTSEVAVTRQRGMEELLVKLPAVAAAGSTAVTAKGASFGMSVTFFEPLPCTAGYGGTTYRNGLDTSPAPALNTRARCASSPGSGINVRGSANAPRGGPVPDPARPGAMLLGAAAGGRLPGALGLPAVPDSSSGLGGLLGLGAAHD
- a CDS encoding MCE family protein → MRTGPGLAPVLALTVCLAVTVSGCSMPEVSGIEQLPLPGGADLGDDPYEITAEFADVLSLVPQSAVKVNDVSVGRVTKITLSPDDWSAMVTMRINGQVKLPANAFAHLEQSSLLGEKYIQLSPPATTQTATGRLADGAAIPMTRTNRNPEVEEVFGALSLLLNGGGINQIKTIATELNKAVGGREPKVRSMLKRVDTLVTSLDRNKGNITAALDGVNRLAATLATRKQEVGQVLTGLSPGLKVLEQQRGSLLTMLRALGTLSTVAVDTVKRSKDDTIADLKALAPTLKALADSGQALPDSLQVLLTYPFTDEVLRGVKGDYLNVYLDVTAVPGTTIIPEYKPDEDKPSARAGTGGAPPAPLPLPSVTVPEGEGSN
- a CDS encoding MCE family protein, which codes for MNLKRIVGIGAGLAVVAVAGTSGVLALEDSRSTRITAYFSRATGVYEGSELRVLGVKVGTVDTVRPQGDQVRVTLLLDEDVKVPKDAHAVVVAPSVVADRYIQLAPAYTGGERIEDGAVLPAARNAMPLEVDQLYESITELSTALGPKGANAQGALAGLFETGAANLDGNGKAIGDSIEQFGKAAKTLDGSSGDLFATLAHLQSFTAMLKKNDGNVARAEQQLATVTGFLAEDKENLGAALKELGTALGKVKGFIKENRGSLKKNVDALVPLTRTLVDQRASLAEAMDTVPLAAGNVLNAYDPVHRTLNGRADINELSFGPEIVIPAGTGSLDGLVPVTASRQKALPSLPLPPVGKVYGTPQQRKGASR